TGTCGTTTTCAAAGCGAGAGAGACGAACACACTGGTGGAACTTCACATCTTCCAGTTCTACTGATTTACTTTTCCCACCTAGCAGAAAACACACAGGTCATACAAACCGTGGCCCAAGTCTcaccacagcacagctgctgcctgctaACATTCCTCCCTTCTAGCCAATTTTCTAGGATCAGGACAGCGACcgtccccctgtgctgggcactgctgaggtgCCTCAAATCCTGGGATCAGTTTTCGGCCCCTCACAACAAGGGAAAcgttgaggggctggagtgtgcccagaaaaggaaatggagctggggaagggactggagcaccaggagcagctgagggagctgggggggggacacacctggggaaaaggaggctcagggggagcCTTCTtgctctccacaactccctgacaggagggtgaaGCAAGGTGTGGGTCAGGCTTtactcccagggaacaagggaaaggacaagaggaaacaacctcaagttgtgccagtggaggtttaggttagatTTTGGCaaaattttttcactgaaaggatgGTCAAGcattggcacaggctgcccagggcactgGTGGGGTCACCacccctgggagtgttcaaaaagcctgtggatgtggcacttggggacatggctcAGTGGTGAACACAGCAGTGTTGGTTTGGACTTGATCattttagagggcttttccaaccttaatgattctgtgtcATTACAGTGCTACCCAAGCATCCCAAAAGTCAAGATTGCAGACAGCACCTGTCCTGATTATTGTGATACTCACGGCCTGTATTATCAAAGAGAACTTTGTCATTCAACCCGAGGCGCAGCTCTGGCATTCCCGAGAGGAAGACTCTCATTTTAATGGATCCAACGATCTCACTCCGTAACACATTTCCATTGGCACTGACCTGAACAAAGATGAAGGAAAAGGTCTGATGTGGTGTGTTGTGACATCAAGCAAcactcccatcctgtgcccacgCCCTGGGTTTTCTTGGATGTGTTTCTTATGAGAAATTAATCCAGTAGAGTGAATTAGATCAGGGACATGAAGGGGCACAGACAGAGGAGAAAAGGACATATCCAAAAATCAGCAATACACACAATTAAAGCATTACTTGTACTGGATCTCCTTGGGGATACTTAATGATTTACACTGCTTTGGGAGTCACAGCACACTATCCACAGTCAGACTTTTTATTACAGGTTTTCATATAAAAAGTCCTTTTTAACACTACCTACTACAATTCTCACTAAAAGTTAGAGTACAAGGTACCCACCAGAAGGTTAACAGACTCTATGACGTCCAGGAAAACCTcgtttttcctgtattttatcCCCTCTGATCTCCATGAAACAGCATTTGTAACAGTGGCAGGTGGGCGTGGGGCTCCAGTTTCAAGTTTGTGACCTTCCTGAGTGATGTACCTTCACAACCACAGAattggcattaaaaaaaaagaaaattaatatttttgataATTGGAACACACCAAAACATCTGTCTGCCTATGGAAAAAGGCTCAGAACATTCCAAGGGCTTTGTCGCTGTAAGTGATGCAGAGTGATACTTACTCTTGTAAAATTTTACTATCAGTGGTTTGTGGATAACCAAAATCCATAAGCTCATCTAACAACTcataaataataacaaaattatCTCTAATGCTCTCTTCTTCCAACTCCTtgaaatattcagaaaaaacctgaaatgaaatgacaggagggagggggagaagaagGGCATTAATTGAGGAAGCACAGCACATGCAGAAGGTATGCCTGCCTCTAAAATAATAATCTTCTAAagttccaacccaaaccccatACTTCACAAACAGCATTCTGCTTGGATCAGCCCCAGGAAACGCACCACAATTAAAACAGACACAGAGAATCCTAGAAGAAACtattatgaaaaatatttattctggagaaaatatttttcacaccAGGTACAGAAGCACCAAACACAGGATCTGTGTGAGGTGCCAGGACACGTGCACCAATTCACAAATCTCCTCCAGGTGCTCAGGTCTTGTGTAACTACTTACAGCACTGTGCCCCATCCTCTGCCTACTCAGCTACAAAACACCAGTGCCCTTATTAGTGGTTTAAGAAGATAGTTCTACAAAATAACCAAATATAAAGTAAAAATGCTACTATCAAAGTTcttaaaaaatatgaaagctCTACGCACTTCTATTTAAACTGAAAAGGACACAAAGGTTCTGAAATATACTCACCTGAACTActttatataaaaatgaaaacaccaGTGATACACAAGCATTTTTCTTAGAAGTTGCAACAACTGATAAAGGATGTTCAGGaatgtgcattttaaaaagtttacTAAGTGCATTTAAAAAAGCTTTTAGGCAATTAAGAGTTGGCTAGAAAAATTAAGCATTAACAACAGCACCTCTGATCTAAGGAAATATGAAGATAAGCATTCATTAAATCATCCATTAGAGCAAAATCAATAAAAACACTTTTCTGGACCTTATTCTGCTGGTGCATATTACACTACATAAAGCATAAAAAAAACTTATTTAATATAACCAACTTTACTGAATATAGCCTCCTTACATCACTTCACCCATTCTCCAGCTTGCattttgacattaaaaaaaaataacagcagcCCTTGGCATGTCAACACGTGTAGGATACGATAGAGGTTGTTATGTTTAATCCACATGAAACGAACGCCTCCATGTGCTAGGATAGGAGAAAGCGtcccctcttcttccttttccataagGATCGGCATAAAATGTTCCACCTCTGACATGTCCACATCTCCACGGTAATTCCGACAGATCAGAACCTATAGAGAAAGCAACCAAAtccttgttttttctgtttcataagGACGTTATCATGCAAGACACACAAAGGCCTGAAAGGCCCTTTTAAAATCACCCAGCTTCCCTGAAGCCTCTCTGCATTTATAAGTGCAAATCACAATGCCAAAACACTTTGCCGATTAGAACACAAATACCAAGATTTAACTGCAAAGTCACGTATTAGTATTTTCCAGACCTATCCTTCCCCTATTACTGCTCACGGCCTAACAATGACTTTAGGATAGGAAAACACGCAACTCCTCTGAGGCAAAGCAGCTGCAATAACGGCAGAGATTATTCCCCCGGGGATGCCGCGGGCCCCGCCGCCTCATTCAACACCTCCACCTGCGAGGGGATACGGGCCACAGCTCCCCTGTCCCCGTTCGGCTAATCCCGGGCTGGCAGCGAGGCGGTGCCGGGCAGGGAAACGCGGCCCCCGCAGCCCTGAACCCCCAgctccgccccggccccgctgagCCCCCGCTGAGCCCCCGCGGCCGGGCCTCACCTTCCCTTTCAGGTCCAGCACATACACGGCGCTGGCCGACATcgccccggccgcggccgcgtcccgcccgcccgccctccGCTTCCGCGGGAAGTGACGCCGCGAGCCAGAACCGGCGGCTGCGCGCAGCGATACGCGCGGGGCAGCGGAAGGACACATCAGCAGGCAAGGAAGTGTTAAATAGTCCCGGCGTGCTTTTCCGCCCGGACTGCCCCCGTagcgctggcacagccccggggcggggcgggggcccaAGGCCGCCCTGGCTGCGGTGGCACCCCCGGACACATACTGAGCACCCAGGACTCCACCGACGCCCTGATTCGGGTTAAGAACAATACTGCGATTTAAGCGGCGCGTTAGGGTTCCGAACATCAAGATTCACGTCATCCCTCAGAGGGGGTAGGAATCGTAAAGGCTGGCTCGGCGCTTCCAAAACTCCACACACAGACTTTGCTCAGCGCACTGCCCCGATTTTATACGTAAAGCAGCGCCGAAAAAGGGATAAAAGAAGCGTTTTAATAAGTTACATCGAAGTTACGAGTTGCAGCAGACCCCTCATCTCTGAAAGAGCTCAAGATAGAAATGATACTGTTTTCCACAAAAATCGTATTCAGTACCCGATGTGCAGCAAGCCAGTAATTACACACTCGAGAGACACACTGATTATTTATTTCAGAGTTGCACAAGCCTGGGTGCTCGGTGGGATTCCAGAAATCCAGCACACCAGCTTTCAAAACTTGGACATCACTTAGAGCTTGTTGGCTGCTCTCTATTTCATGCATTAAGCCTCCCTTCTTGCTGATTAGGCTTGAAAGTAATACAAAGATCAAATATCAAAGAACATCCTTTCTTAAGACAATTTTACATATTTCACATTTTGCAACGTGGCCTCTGACAGATCTTGATAGAAAGCAATCATACAATTCACATAACTTAGAAGAGAAACTTGAATGTGAGACTGTCAGACTCTTCACTTCAAAAAGGGAGAACTGTTACaaccaaacaaataaagaagtattttccatctggaaagcagaaaattaGTTTTGGCCTTAATCTCACTATAAACACTAAAAAACCCAGCCCTCTCCATCGACATAAACCAGAGCTCCTCAGCCCAGAGGAGACACTGTTGGatgtttggttttaaaaaacaagactataaaataaaacagtatAAAGTCATAAAAACTTAGAAGATATATTAGACAATACGGAGAACAGACAGATTTACACGGCAACCCTGCTTGatacaaacaaaacacaactcCAGCCGCAGAGCCGTGAAAAGCAGCCCGGTCATTTAGTCCAGCTGACTTTGGGAATGTCGTAATGCTCGGTCAGAGTATCCAGGTGCCTGTTGAAGTCCTGggggagggaaagagagagaaaacgGCTGCTGCCATGACCCAGTTGAACCACAAGACCCCCTGCGTCCCTGCTTGTGTTTCACAAGGTGAAACAGGTTCCTTCAACCCAACAATAATAAACACGCTGGCCTGAGGAACTCAGGATGGTTTTGCTCACCTCCACTCGCTGCTTGTGGGTCTTCGACGCTTTCTTCAGGATCCGCTCCATTTGCTGCAGGAGACACACAAGGCCCGCTTACTGCCGGCCCTCGCAGCCCCCTCAGCGGCCGCTCCCGAGGGGTGGCGGGGGTTTTTAAAGCCTTACCCGCTTCTCCTGCATCTTCTCGTAGGCTACCTGCGCCGGGGTCCGCTTGTCCAGCCCGcgcttcttctcctcctcctgcttcttgcTGCTCACGATCTGATCCAGGATCTGGGCCTTGTCTTTcgccttcttcttcttcctgcgGGGAGGGCCCGGTCAGCGCCCAGCCCCGGGCTGTGTGCCTCCTCCTCGCCCACCGCTCTCCTGGTCCCTCCTCACCATGCCCCCTTCTCCCCCGCttccccccgccgcccccaccTCTTGCCggcccccagggcccccccgctGCCCTTCAGCCGCAGGGGTCCGCGCTGCACCGCCTCGTAATCCGCCATGGCGGAACGGCCGCGC
This region of Aphelocoma coerulescens isolate FSJ_1873_10779 chromosome 28, UR_Acoe_1.0, whole genome shotgun sequence genomic DNA includes:
- the AP1M1 gene encoding AP-1 complex subunit mu-1; protein product: MSASAVYVLDLKGKVLICRNYRGDVDMSEVEHFMPILMEKEEEGTLSPILAHGGVRFMWIKHNNLYLVATSKKNACVSLVFSFLYKVVQVFSEYFKELEEESIRDNFVIIYELLDELMDFGYPQTTDSKILQEYITQEGHKLETGAPRPPATVTNAVSWRSEGIKYRKNEVFLDVIESVNLLVSANGNVLRSEIVGSIKMRVFLSGMPELRLGLNDKVLFDNTGRGKSKSVELEDVKFHQCVRLSRFENDRTISFIPPDGEFELMSYRLNTHVKPLIWIESVIEKHSHSRIEYMIKAKSQFKRRSTANNVEIHIPVPNDADSPKFKTTVGSVKWVPENSEIVWSIKSFPGGKEYLMRAHFGLPSVEAEDKEGKPPISVKFEIPYFTTSGIQVRYLKIIEKSGYQALPWVRYITQNGDYQLRTQ
- the FAM32A gene encoding protein FAM32A; its protein translation is MADYEAVQRGPLRLKGSGGALGAGKRKKKKAKDKAQILDQIVSSKKQEEEKKRGLDKRTPAQVAYEKMQEKRQMERILKKASKTHKQRVEDFNRHLDTLTEHYDIPKVSWTK